In Paenibacillus hexagrammi, the following are encoded in one genomic region:
- a CDS encoding thioredoxin family protein, protein MQEKTEQEITQLVMEGEAQSFAVFLYTPFCGTCKLTERMLDIVVTMLPDLPLYKGNVNYLPRVVRDWQISSVPCILFKQREQDMEFLYRMNSVDELYQKLKLLI, encoded by the coding sequence GTGCAGGAAAAAACGGAGCAGGAAATCACTCAGCTTGTGATGGAGGGTGAAGCACAGAGCTTCGCTGTTTTTTTGTACACGCCGTTTTGTGGAACTTGCAAATTGACGGAGCGGATGCTGGATATTGTAGTGACGATGCTTCCTGATCTTCCTTTATACAAAGGCAATGTCAATTATTTGCCTCGTGTGGTGCGGGACTGGCAGATCAGTAGTGTCCCCTGCATCCTATTTAAGCAGCGGGAGCAAGACATGGAATTTCTTTATCGAATGAACTCGGTAGACGAGCTGTATCAAAAGCTTAAGCTGCTGATCTGA
- a CDS encoding ABC-F family ATP-binding cassette domain-containing protein — MITVSNVTLRYGKRALFEDVNIKFTPGNCYGLIGANGAGKSTFLKILSGEIEPNTGDVSIAPGERMAVLKQNHYEFDEIEVLKTVVMGHARLFKIMEEKDAIYAKPDFSEEDGMRAAELEGEFQDLDGWQAESDAAELLIGLGIPTSLHDVKMKDLDGNEKVRVLLAQALFGNPNILLLDEPTNHLNLESIRWLENFLARFEGTVIVVSHDRYFLNQVCTHIADIDFGKIQMYVGNYDFWYESSQLALKLQRDANKKTEEKRKELEAFIARFSANASKSKQATSRKKQLEKLTLEDIRPSSRKYPFINFKAEREAGKQLLAIENLSKTVEGVQVLNNLTLTINKNDKIAFVGPDGIAKTTLFKIIMGELEADAGTYTWGVTTSQAYFPKDSQDYFNVDMNLVDWLRQYSKDQDESFLRGFLGRMLFSGEEALKKANVLSGGEKVRCMFSKMMLSGSNVLILDEPTNHLDLESITALNNGLVDFDGTILFVSHDHQFIQTIANRIIEITPNGVIDKMMTYDEYLDNEDVKKLRETLYA; from the coding sequence ATGATAACTGTATCCAACGTAACCCTTCGTTACGGCAAAAGAGCTTTATTTGAAGACGTGAACATTAAATTTACGCCGGGCAACTGCTACGGCTTGATCGGCGCTAACGGCGCTGGTAAATCTACCTTCTTGAAAATTTTGTCCGGTGAGATTGAGCCGAATACTGGAGATGTCAGCATTGCTCCAGGCGAGCGCATGGCCGTTCTAAAGCAAAACCATTATGAATTCGACGAGATTGAAGTATTGAAAACCGTCGTCATGGGTCATGCCCGTTTGTTTAAAATTATGGAAGAGAAGGACGCGATTTATGCGAAGCCGGACTTTTCCGAAGAGGATGGCATGAGAGCCGCTGAGCTGGAGGGTGAATTTCAGGACCTGGACGGCTGGCAGGCGGAATCCGACGCAGCGGAGCTGCTCATAGGTCTTGGTATCCCTACATCTCTGCACGATGTGAAGATGAAGGATCTTGACGGCAACGAGAAAGTCCGCGTTCTCCTGGCGCAAGCATTGTTCGGCAACCCGAACATTCTGCTTCTCGACGAGCCTACCAACCATTTGAACTTGGAATCGATCCGCTGGCTCGAGAACTTCCTTGCGAGATTTGAAGGCACTGTTATCGTCGTATCTCACGATCGTTACTTCTTGAACCAGGTTTGTACGCATATCGCGGATATCGACTTTGGCAAAATCCAGATGTATGTCGGTAACTACGACTTCTGGTATGAATCCAGCCAATTGGCGCTCAAGCTTCAGCGTGATGCGAACAAGAAGACCGAAGAGAAGCGTAAGGAGCTTGAGGCGTTTATCGCTCGCTTTAGTGCGAATGCTTCCAAATCCAAGCAAGCGACTTCCCGGAAAAAGCAGCTCGAAAAGCTTACACTGGAGGATATCAGACCTTCCAGTCGTAAATATCCGTTCATCAATTTCAAAGCAGAGCGTGAAGCCGGCAAACAGCTTCTTGCTATCGAGAACCTGAGTAAAACCGTTGAAGGCGTACAAGTTCTGAACAACCTGACCCTGACGATCAACAAAAACGATAAAATCGCTTTCGTAGGTCCGGATGGTATCGCTAAAACGACACTGTTTAAAATCATTATGGGAGAGCTGGAAGCAGACGCAGGCACCTATACTTGGGGTGTCACCACTTCCCAAGCTTATTTCCCGAAAGACAGCCAAGACTACTTTAACGTTGATATGAATCTGGTTGACTGGCTGCGCCAATATTCCAAAGATCAGGATGAGTCCTTCCTGCGCGGCTTCCTGGGCCGTATGCTTTTCTCTGGTGAAGAAGCGTTGAAGAAAGCAAACGTGCTTTCAGGAGGAGAAAAGGTTCGCTGCATGTTCTCCAAGATGATGCTGAGCGGCTCCAACGTTCTCATACTTGATGAGCCAACGAACCACCTTGATTTGGAATCCATTACAGCGCTCAATAACGGATTGGTTGATTTCGACGGGACGATTCTATTCGTATCTCACGACCATCAGTTCATTCAAACCATTGCAAATCGCATCATTGAGATTACGCCGAACGGTGTCATCGACAAGATGATGACTTACGATGAATATCTGGACAACGAAGACGTGAAAAAACTGCGCGAGACTTTGTACGCGTAG
- a CDS encoding ABC-F family ATP-binding cassette domain-containing protein encodes MNILSVLNISKSYGEKVLFDDISFTVNERQRIGLIGVNGTGKSTLLQLMAGIETPDRGKLVHANHFRVEYLPQNPEFDPNSTVLEQVFHGETPLMQTLRAYERALAELEADPSSEAKQTRLFSVQQRMDEHGAWEAGTVAKTVLTRLGISEFDKPVGQLSGGQRKRVAMARVLIQPADLLILDEPTNHIDNETAMWLEEFLSKWKGALLLVTHDRYFLERVTNRILELDRGKIYSYEGNYEAFLEKKAERMESEAASEDKRQNLLRRELAWLRRGAKARTTKQKARVQRAEELRDRKVDGPGEKLDMALAGSRLGKKVMELESITKAFDGGKTLIRDFSYIVMPGDRLGIIGPNGSGKSTLLNMLAGRIQPDSGTIEVGQTVKLAYYTQENVEMNEKQRVIEYVKEAAEVIRTSDGESIPASQMLERFLFPSALQWTPIGKLSGGEKRRLYLLRTLMGEPNVLLLDEPTNDLDIQTLTILEDYLEQFPGAVITVSHDRYFLDRTCSHLFAFEGEGRIEPFIGNYSEYLEQKKQEEEAEQARKELLRSAAAPKQAGQGHNQSGATSSDSSADATTKTIPKKLTFKEQKEWDEIEDRIAALEDKISTLKQQIESAGSDFDKVRDLYEDEQQTAAELEQAMERWTYLSELVELIEQNKV; translated from the coding sequence ATGAACATATTAAGCGTTCTGAACATAAGTAAAAGCTACGGGGAAAAAGTGCTGTTTGACGACATTTCGTTCACGGTGAACGAGCGGCAGCGCATCGGACTTATTGGCGTGAACGGGACGGGCAAATCGACCCTGCTGCAGTTAATGGCAGGGATCGAAACGCCGGATCGCGGCAAGCTCGTGCACGCGAACCATTTTCGGGTGGAATACCTGCCTCAGAACCCGGAGTTCGATCCGAACTCCACGGTGCTTGAGCAGGTATTCCACGGAGAAACCCCGCTCATGCAGACGCTGCGCGCCTATGAGCGGGCACTTGCCGAGCTGGAGGCGGACCCCTCCAGCGAAGCAAAGCAGACGCGGCTGTTCAGCGTCCAGCAGCGCATGGATGAGCACGGTGCCTGGGAAGCCGGCACCGTGGCCAAGACCGTGCTGACGCGCCTGGGCATCAGCGAGTTCGATAAGCCCGTCGGCCAGCTGTCGGGCGGTCAGCGCAAGCGCGTGGCGATGGCACGCGTGCTGATTCAACCGGCCGACCTGCTCATTCTCGATGAGCCGACGAACCATATCGATAACGAGACGGCCATGTGGCTCGAGGAGTTTCTCAGCAAGTGGAAGGGTGCCTTGCTGCTCGTCACGCATGACCGGTACTTCCTAGAGCGGGTAACCAACCGCATCCTAGAGCTGGACCGGGGTAAGATCTACAGCTACGAAGGCAACTACGAAGCCTTCCTGGAGAAGAAGGCCGAGCGGATGGAATCCGAGGCCGCCAGCGAAGACAAGCGGCAGAATTTGCTTCGCCGCGAGCTCGCTTGGCTGCGCCGCGGCGCGAAGGCGCGGACGACGAAGCAGAAGGCTCGCGTTCAGCGCGCCGAGGAGCTGCGGGACCGCAAGGTGGACGGTCCCGGCGAGAAGCTCGACATGGCGCTCGCGGGGAGCCGCCTGGGCAAGAAGGTGATGGAGCTCGAGTCCATCACCAAGGCTTTCGACGGCGGGAAGACGCTGATTCGCGACTTCAGCTATATCGTTATGCCGGGCGACCGCCTCGGCATTATCGGTCCGAACGGCAGCGGCAAATCGACGCTGCTGAATATGCTCGCAGGCCGCATCCAGCCGGACAGCGGCACGATCGAAGTAGGCCAGACGGTGAAGCTGGCCTACTACACGCAGGAAAACGTCGAGATGAATGAGAAGCAGCGTGTCATCGAGTATGTCAAGGAGGCGGCGGAAGTCATCCGCACCTCTGACGGCGAGTCCATCCCGGCGTCGCAGATGCTCGAGCGCTTTTTGTTCCCGTCCGCGCTGCAGTGGACGCCGATCGGCAAGCTTTCCGGCGGAGAGAAACGCAGATTGTATCTGCTGCGCACCTTGATGGGTGAACCGAACGTACTGCTGCTCGATGAGCCGACGAACGATCTGGACATCCAGACGCTGACGATATTGGAAGACTATCTGGAGCAATTTCCAGGAGCCGTCATTACGGTATCCCATGACCGTTACTTTTTGGACCGGACCTGCAGCCATCTGTTTGCATTTGAAGGCGAAGGCCGCATAGAGCCTTTCATCGGCAACTATTCCGAGTATTTGGAACAGAAGAAGCAGGAGGAAGAAGCGGAGCAGGCAAGAAAAGAACTGCTGCGCAGTGCAGCCGCTCCCAAACAGGCTGGTCAAGGCCACAACCAAAGCGGAGCAACTAGCTCTGACTCTTCCGCGGACGCTACGACAAAAACCATTCCGAAGAAGCTGACATTCAAAGAGCAGAAGGAATGGGACGAGATTGAGGACCGAATTGCCGCTCTGGAAGATAAAATCTCAACACTTAAGCAGCAGATCGAATCTGCGGGGAGCGATTTTGATAAAGTGAGAGATTTGTACGAAGATGAGCAGCAAACGGCTGCTGAGCTGGAGCAAGCCATGGAAAGATGGACTTATTTATCCGAATTGGTAGAACTCATTGAGCAAAATAAGGTATGA
- a CDS encoding M42 family metallopeptidase, translating into MKEKLNRSYIAQILDKLLRTPSPTGYTHRIMRLVEDELNALGYEMTYTNKGCGLVTVPGQQGERVIGISAHVDTLGAMVRSIKENGTLKITSLGGFMMSSIENEYCTIHTRDERVYDGTIMTARPSVHVYEDAREYKRDEANMEVRIDELVSSKKDVEALGIRPGDFIAFDPRVQMKENGYVKSRHLDDKASVAALFGLLDLLKRESITPVYTIKLFFSTYEEVGHGSSYIPEDITDLIAVDMGALGDDLSGSDRDVSICAKDSSGPYDYQMTSKMIEHAEKLGIGYAVDIYPRYGSDASAALRGGRDIRAALVGPGVHASHAMERTHMDAIAHTSALLAAYILEPAE; encoded by the coding sequence ATGAAAGAAAAACTGAATCGAAGCTATATTGCCCAAATCTTGGACAAGCTGCTCCGCACGCCCAGTCCAACAGGCTATACACATCGTATCATGCGATTGGTGGAGGATGAACTGAACGCGCTCGGGTACGAGATGACATATACGAATAAAGGCTGTGGCCTTGTGACTGTGCCGGGTCAACAAGGCGAACGTGTGATAGGCATATCTGCCCATGTAGACACGCTCGGCGCTATGGTTCGATCCATCAAAGAGAATGGAACTCTGAAGATTACTTCGCTCGGAGGATTCATGATGAGCTCCATCGAGAATGAATATTGTACCATCCATACGAGGGATGAGCGGGTCTATGATGGCACGATCATGACAGCTAGACCATCCGTCCACGTATACGAGGATGCAAGAGAATACAAACGCGATGAAGCCAATATGGAAGTTAGAATTGACGAGCTGGTTAGCTCTAAAAAGGATGTAGAGGCGCTGGGTATCAGACCGGGGGATTTTATTGCATTTGATCCTCGAGTCCAAATGAAAGAAAACGGGTATGTCAAATCCCGTCATCTGGATGATAAAGCGAGCGTAGCCGCGCTATTCGGGCTTCTCGACCTGCTGAAGCGGGAGAGCATTACGCCTGTGTACACGATAAAGCTGTTTTTCTCGACGTATGAAGAGGTTGGACACGGCTCGTCCTATATTCCGGAGGATATTACCGATTTGATTGCTGTGGACATGGGAGCGCTTGGTGATGATCTAAGCGGAAGTGATCGTGACGTATCGATTTGCGCCAAGGACTCCAGCGGACCCTATGATTATCAGATGACTTCCAAAATGATAGAGCATGCGGAAAAGCTCGGTATCGGCTATGCGGTAGATATTTACCCGCGCTATGGATCGGACGCTTCGGCTGCGCTGCGCGGTGGAAGGGATATACGGGCGGCTCTCGTCGGTCCCGGTGTTCACGCCTCCCACGCCATGGAGCGAACTCACATGGATGCGATTGCTCATACGTCTGCACTGCTTGCTGCTTACATCTTAGAGCCGGCCGAATAG